Part of the Rhodospirillales bacterium genome, CGGAAAGGCAAGGACAGCGTCCCGCAGCTTCGAAAGGAGCTCAACATCACCATGGAGGAAGGCTGCGGCATCTACCGCACCGAGGCCGAACTCAAGGCCACTTGCGACAAGGTTACCGAGCTCCGCGGCCGCTACAAGGACGTCAAGCTGGAGGACACGTCGAGCGTGTTCAACACCGACCTTTTGCAGACGTTGGAGCTCGGGTGCATGCTGGAAGTGTCGCAGGCGGTCGCCGTCTCGGCGCTGGAGCGAAAGGAGTCGCGCGGCGCCCACCAGCGCCTCGACTACGACAAGCGCGACGACGTCAACTACCTCAAGCATTCGATGGCGCATTACAATCCCGACGGCGATCCGCGCATCGACTATTTGGACGTGGTGATCACGAGATCGCAACCGGCCGAACGCATCTACGGCGCCGGGGCAGAAGGGCAGGTGGTCTGATGGAAACCCGAAACATCACGGTGGAAGTCCTGCGCTACCGGCCGGAGCAGGACTCCGAGCCGTTCTTCCAGAGCTACGTGGTGCCGTGCGAGGAGCACTGGGTAGTGCTCGACGCCCTCAACTACATCAAGGACGAGTTGGACCGCACCCTCAGCTACCGCTGGTCGTGCCACATGTTCGTGTGCGGCAGTTGCGGCATGGTCATCAACGGCGAGCCGATGCTGTCCTGCAAGAAGTTCGTCCGCGACTTCGGAGACAAGATCCGGGTCGAGCCGCTTGCCAACTTCCCGATCGAGCGCGATCTGGTCATCGTTCAGGACGACTTCATCGAGAAGCTGGAGAGCGTCAAGCCGTACCTGATCCCGAAGGAAGCCCGCACGATCGATCAGGGCGAGTACCTGCAGACGCCGGCC contains:
- a CDS encoding succinate dehydrogenase/fumarate reductase iron-sulfur subunit, with product MMETRNITVEVLRYRPEQDSEPFFQSYVVPCEEHWVVLDALNYIKDELDRTLSYRWSCHMFVCGSCGMVINGEPMLSCKKFVRDFGDKIRVEPLANFPIERDLVIVQDDFIEKLESVKPYLIPKEARTIDQGEYLQTPAQLKTYKQYTMCINCLCCYSACPQYGLDDTFIGPAALALAHRYNADSRDVGRKAREDVVASHDGIWTCSFVGACSVVCPKDVEPAGAIQQTKFTSAIDYLTGMVSRGDKTRGDKSGGDKK